A stretch of Onychomys torridus chromosome 2, mOncTor1.1, whole genome shotgun sequence DNA encodes these proteins:
- the Mul1 gene encoding mitochondrial ubiquitin ligase activator of NFKB 1, translating to MESGSRPSLGQFILLGTSSMVTAVLYSIYRQKAQVAQELKGAKKIHLGEDLKGILSEAPGKCVPYAVIEGAVRSVKETLNSQFVENCKGVIQRLTLQEHKMVWNRTTHLWNDYSKIIHQRTNTVPFDLVPHEDSVAVAVRVLKPLDSVDLGLETVYEKFHPSVQSFTDAIGHYISGERPKGIQETEEMLKVGASLTGVGELVLDNNSVRLQPPKQGMQYYLSSQDFDSLLHKQESSVRLWKVLVLVFGFATCATLFFILRRQYLQRQERLRQQQLQEEFREHEAHLLNQASPEDRESLKSACVVCLSSFKSCVFLECGHVCSCRQCYLALPEPKRCPVCRREITRVIPLYNS from the exons ATGGAGAGCGGATCGCGCCCCTCGCTGGGCCAGTTCATCCTGCTGGGTACCAGCTCGATGGTCACCGCCGTGCTGTACTCCATATACCGGCAGAAGGCCCAGGTCgcccaggagctcaag gGAGCTAAGAAGATCCATTTGGGTGAAGATTTAAAGGGCATTCTTTCAGAAGCGCCGGGAAAGTGTGTGCCTTATGCTGTCATTGAAG GAGCTGTGCGGTCCGTTAAAGAAACACTCAACAGCCAGTTTGTGGAAAACTGTAAGGGAGTGATCCAGCGGCTGACGCTTCAAGAGCACAAGATGGTGTGGAACCGAACAACCCACCTTTG GAATGACTATTCCAAGATCATTCACCAGAGGACTAACACTGTGCCCTTTGACCTTGTGCCGCACGAGGACAGCGTAGCTGTGGCTGTGCGGGTGCTGAAGCCCCTCGACTCGGTGGATCTGGGCCTGGAGACTGTATACGAGAAGTTCCACCCCTCCGTGCAGTCGTTCACTGATGCCATTGGCCACTACATCAGTGGGGAGCGGCCCAAaggcatccaggagacagaggagatgCTGAAGGTGGGGGCCAGTCTCACCGGGGTTGGAGAGCTGGTCCTGGACAATAACTCGGTCCGCCTGCAGCCTCCCAAGCAAGGCATGCAGTACTACTTGAGCAGTCAGGATTTTGAcagcttgctgcacaagcaggaGTCCAGTGTGCGGCTCTGGAAGGTTCTGGTCCTTGTGTTCGGCTTTGCCACCTGTGCCACCCTCTTCTTCATCCTGCGGAGGCAGTACCTGCAGCGACAGGAGCGCCTGCGCCAGCAGCAGCTCCAGGAGGAGTTCCGGGAACACGAGGCCCACCTGCTGAACCAAGCCTCGCCGGAGGACAGGGAGAGTCTGAAGAGCGCCTGCGTCGTGTGTCTGAGCAGCTTCAAGTCCTGTGTCTTCCTGGAGTGCGGGCACGTCTGTTCCTGCCGCCAGTGTTACCTCGCCTTGCCAGAGCCCAAGAGGTGCCCGGTCTGTCGTCGGGAGATCACCAGGGTGATTCCCCTGTATAACAGCTAG